The proteins below are encoded in one region of Belonocnema kinseyi isolate 2016_QV_RU_SX_M_011 chromosome 3, B_treatae_v1, whole genome shotgun sequence:
- the LOC117168796 gene encoding tetratricopeptide repeat protein 28, translating to MSHRDISEVEPEGTSALAAGSRVLFLETVRRSNAACQNGDYALAATLYTEALALDPLSHVLFSNRSAARLKMGMFALALQDAVRATELNPEWPKAYYRQGVALQCLGRHGEALVAFSVGLARDPSNCQLLSGLVEASLKSPLRVTLEPTFQQLRAMKLDESPFVVISVVGQELLGAGQYRAAAGVLEAALSIGSCSLKLRGSVFSALSSAYWALNSLDKAIGYMQQDLGVARSLGDTQGECRAHGNLGSAYFSKGSYKEALTAHRYQLVLAMKCKDTQAAASALTSLGHVYTAIGDLPNALASHKQCVQLVKQMGDRLQEAREIGNVGAVYLAMGEFESAVDCHTQHLRIARRLGDRVEEARAFSNLGSSHHYRRNFSQAMAYHENVLRIAQELGDRAIETRAYAGLGHAARCAGDLTQAKLWHQRQLDVALTTKDKVAEGRACSNLGIVYQLLGEHDAALKLHQAHLGIARALGDKAGMGRAYGNIGNAYNALGYYEQAIKYHKQELTISKEVNDRSSEASTHGNLAVAYQAVQGHEAALRHYRAHLAIARELKDAAGEACALLNLANCLSSRARFEEAVPYYENYLMLSQELHDVEGEAKACHFLGYAHYCLGNHREAVRYYDQDLALAKDLQDKSGMGRAYCNLGLAHLALGNLDTALECQKYYLAIAHMTKHLAGKFRALGNIGDCLLKLGETEEAIKMHQRQLNLARQAADRSLEAAAYGALGIAHRSTRNLDKALGFHTQELTLRQEAGDLRGECRAHGNLGAVHMALGQYTHAVKCYQEQLERARELADSGVEAQALGNLGIARLNMAHYEEAIGYFEQQLATLEPLTTGTALLDKTRALGNLGDCYEALGDPEEAIKCHEQQLSAATRLRSIRDQERAYRGLGRAREASGNLQEALVCFEKRLVTAHEVDSLELRGVAYGDLGRVHAALGNHEQAVSCLSHQLALARGLGDRAGEAEAASGLGAVHLLMDDLSSALRHHQLELSIAESLDAAGLQARACANLGATQEALCQFEEAIRLQEQSLSLAAAAGDQVARAAAFSSLGRLHHLCGDLSRALSYLQSGLSLTEGLGRREDAARLRHRLGLVHWEAGEATISVDQLEKAASLLESLDSSSASLIYVCGQPSRADLLSQTYRMLQKVLVNLNRPEEALNWAERSRRSKHNSLEDASHYSEIVDRQRGIILYYSEVENELHTWCLAPGRGLLRFHSTTLENGLDLEKRVLHAREALLGETNEFIEECTNIPSRGHHLNASSYSLSSLFSVGSVSSRAGSARWGRAKGPSWQAPQTIQNLYELLLAPFEDLLPPTRKELIMVVEKSLFLAPLPALQSNSGEDYLCERFSLLVVPSLAALRRRSRTPMPEGGATVAALVAGNPSLPEKVREEFGWPESVSSAETETGIVAELLETRPLIGAEATRSAVLRSLPDAECVHLTTPILWNTPTLALCADQSEEPPERPEYLLSCSDISRVRLSARLVVLSSGHCWSGGENTTVTPEGVQRLTKTLLNSGAQCVLIGMWPVPPTAGSILLRAFYSAMLQGARASRALAEAMQTVQHTRHFAHPINWAGWLLLGGDARLSNKVALMGQALAELLRGGPEQSRDALRVTLHLVEKSLQRIHCGQKNAMYTTQRSIENKVGSATGWRELLMSVGFRFEPAGNGIRPSVFFPQSDPEERLTRCSASLQALLGLGPASLHALVRLLQAPEVAEDVISAMRRASSATEGQEISLPVRVWRASGSHELFASLGFDLMEVGQSEVILRTGKQASRRAVQFALQALLALFDTQEAPKSLSLDSGSSMESLVSVAPTDKSLSDRPRLGGAFASYVRHRGEPDGKTTEPSNISVSRQPIQNGGGESDVAFTPSPPMAMNLNHQNRIRNLYPEQNARPGSSSSSSVTDWENGHATILRRQPLPPLPVTVLERLSVRTEIGNGPARKVRHPSNEDLNPQAEATQTNETIPHNMRNVATSLTSLTRELTPTISEVYHERNLGLGLAPSLSKLLEEVNSVPENEQNQMNRSVQPQNWLHSETELCRRDEADGRSIAESQCSATSSNKIHRKAPPPPV from the exons ATGTCTCATAGGGATATCTCTGAG gtcGAGCCCGAAGGTACGTCGGCCTTGGCCGCTGGATCCCGGGTGCTGTTCCTGGAGACGGTGCGACGGAGCAATGCGGCTTGCCAAAACGGAGATTATGCTCTAGCAGCTACCCTATACACAGAAGCTCTTGCCCTAGATCCACTCAGTCATGTATTATTTTCTAACAGATCTGCGGCTCGTCTAAAAATGGGGATGTTTGCCCTGGCGTTGCAAGATGCCGTCAGGGCTACCGAATTAAATCCTGAATGGCCAAAG GCATACTATCGCCAAGGTGTAGCTCTACAATGTTTAGGAAGACATGGCGAAGCACTCGTCGCTTTCAGCGTTGGGTTGGCTCGAGATCCTTCCAACTGTCAGCTGCTTTCTGGTCTCGTAGAAGCTTCCCTAAAGTCACCGCTTCGAGTCACCTTGGAGCCGACATTCCAGCAACTTCGAGCTATGAAACTCGACGAATCTCCCTTCGTCGTAATTTCGGTTGTTGGTCAAGAGCTCCTTGGTGCAGGGCAGTATAGAGCAGCAGCTGGTGTGCTTGAAGCCGCTCTTTCCATTGGATCTTGTAGTTTAAAATTGCGAGGATCAGTCTTCTCGGCACTTTCTAGCGCATATTGGGCTCTAAATTCTTTGGATAAGGCCATTGGTTACATGCAGCAGGAtctag GCGTGGCAAGATCATTGGGAGATACCCAAGGAGAATGTCGAGCTCATGGCAATCTAGGTTCAGCGTACTTCAGCAAAGGGAGTTACAAAGAGGCTCTGACAGCACACAGGTATCAGCTTGTGCTGGCGATGAAGTGCAAAGATACCCAGGCAGCAGCTTCTGCCTTGACAAGTCTGGGTCATGTCTATACAGCAATTGGAGATTTACCAAATGCCCTAGCTTCCCACAAACAGTGTGTTCAGCTGGTGAAACAAATGGGAGATCGTCTGCAGGAAGCTAGAGAAATCGGTAACGTTGGTGCTGTCTATTTGGCGATGGGAGAATTCGAAAGTGCGGTGGATTGTCACACACAGCATTTGAGAATAGCTAGAAGATTGGGAGATCGAGTTGAGGAAGCTAGAGCCTTTAGTAACTTGGGATCCTCTCATCACTATCGAAGGAACTTTAGTCAGGCGATGGCCTATCATGAAAATGTACTCAGAATCGCTCAGGAACTTGGCGATAGGGCGATAGAAACGAGGGCCTATGCTGGTTTGGGTCATGCTGCTAGGTGTGCTG GTGACCTTACTCAAGCAAAACTCTGGCATCAGAGGCAATTGGACGTTGCGTTGACTACGAAAGACAAAGTAGCAGAAGGAAGAGCCTGCAGCAATCTTGGAATAGTTTATCAACTTTTGGGCGAACATGACGCAGCTCTTAAATTACACCAGGCTCATCTGGGAATTGCTAGAGCTTTGGGTGATAAAGCTGGAATGGGCAGAGCTTATGGAAACATCGGGAATGCGTACAATGCTCTAGGGTATTATGAGCAAGCTATCAAGTATCACAAGCAAGAACTTACGATAAGCAAAGAG GTTAACGATCGTAGTTCAGAGGCAAGCACTCATGGGAATTTGGCAGTGGCCTATCAAGCAGTTCAAGGTCACGAAGCCGCTTTGAGACACTATAGAGCCCACCTGGCCATAGCTAGAGAACTAAAAGATGCTGCTGGCGAAGCTTGTGCACTTCTAAACCTCGCTAATTGTCTCTCTTCACGAGCAAGGTTCGAGGAAGCTGTTCCCTACTACGAAAACTATTTAATGTTGTCCCAGGAACTTCATGATGTGGAAGGCGAAGCGAAAGCTTGTCATTTTCTAGGATATGCTCATTATTGCTTAGGTAATCATCGGGAAGCTGTCAGATACTATGATCAAGATCTGGCCCTGGCGAAGGATTTGCAGGACAAATCAGGAATGGGAAGAGCCTACTGTAACCTTGGATTAGCCCATCTGGCTCTTGGAAATTTGGATACAGCCTTGGAGTGTCAAAAGTATTATCTAG CAATAGCTCACATGACAAAGCACCTAGCTGGAAAATTCAGAGCTCTGGGTAACATCGGAGACTGTCTTTTGAAACTGGGAGAGACCGAAGAGGCCATAAAAATGCATCAGAGGCAGTTGAACTTGGCTAGACAAGCAGCCGATAGAAGTTTGGAAGCAGCAGCTTACGGAGCTTTGGGAATCGCTCATCGAAGCACCAGGAACTTGGACAAGGCGCTCGGATTTCATACACAAGAATTGACCTTGAGACAAGAAGCTGGAGATCTTCGGGGCGAGTGTCGGGCGCATGGAAACTTAGGAGCGGTCCATATGGCTTTAGGTCAATATACACATGCCGTAAAGTGCTACCAGGAACAACTGGAAAGAGCGAGAGAGCTAGCCGATTCTGGAGTTGAAGCTCAGGCTTTAGGAAACTTGGGAATCGCGAGACTGAACATGGCCCATTACGAAGAGGCGATTGGCTATTTTGAACAGCAATTAGCGACCTTGGAACCACTTACAACTGGAACAGCTTTACTAGATAAAACAAGGGCACTTGGAAACTTGGGAGATTGTTACGAGGCTTTAGGTGATCCTGAAGAAGCGATCAAGTGTCATGAACAGCAATTGTCGGCAGCTACTAGACTGCGAAGTATTCGAGATCAAGAGAGAGCCTATAGGGGACTCGGAAGGGCACGAGAGGCATCAGGAAATTTACAGGAGGCTTTGGTCTGTTTTGAAAAACGTTTGGTCACGGCTCATGAAGTGGATAGCCTTGAATTGCGAGGAGTTGCATATGGAGATTTAGGGAGAGTTCACGCGGCTCTTGGAAATCATGAGCAAGCTGTAAGCTGTCTCTCTCATCAATTAGCTTTGGCCAGAGGTCTGGGAGACAGGGCAGGCGAAGCAGAAGCTGCCAGTGGACTCGGAGCTGTTCATCTTCTCATGGACGACCTCAGTTCTGCCCTACGTCATCATCAACTAGAACTGTCAATTGCTGAAAGTCTAGACGCAGCTGGATTGCAGGCAAGAGCTTGTGCTAACCTGGGAGCAACTCAGGAAGCTCTGTGTCAGTTTGAAGAGGCAATTAGACTCCAAGAACAATCTTTAAGTCTAGCTGCAGCAGCTGGAGATCAAGTGGCAAGAGCGGCTGCTTTTTCAAGCTTGGGACGATTACATCATCTATGCGGTGACCTGTCTAGAGCTCTGAGTTATCTACAGTCAGGGCTGTCTTTAACAGAAGGATTAGGTAGGAGAGAAGATGCTGCTAGGCTGAGACATCGATTGGGTCTGGTGCATTGGGAAGCTGGAGAGGCGACGATATCTGTGGATCAACTAGAAAAAGCTGCGAGTCTATTGGAATCCCTCGATAGTTCTTCCGCGAGTTTAATCTACGTCTGTGGACAACCAAGCAGAGCAGATCTTCTGTCACAGACTTATAGGATGTTGCAGAAGGTTCTAGTAAACTTGAACAGGCCTGAGGAAGCTCTAAACTGGGCGGAACGTTCCAGACGGTCGAAACACAACAGCTTAGAAGACGCGTCGCATTATTCCGAGATCGTTGACAGACAACGAGGGATCATCTTGTATTACAGTGAAGTAGAAAACGAGCTTCATACTTGGTGCCTCGCTCCAGGTCGAGGACTTTTGAGATTCCACTCTACCACTCTCGAGAACGGATTAGATTTGGAGAAGAGAGTTCTTCACGCGAGGGAAGCTCTTCTAGGAGAGACTAATGAATTTATCGAAGAGTGCACAAACATTCCGTCCAGGGGTCATCATTTGAATGCGAGTTCTTACAGTCTGAGTAGTTTATTCAGTGTTGGCTCGGTGAGTTCACGAGCAGGTAGTGCTCGATGGGGAAGAGCAAAGGGACCTTCGTGGCAAGCTCCTCAGACGAtacaaaatctttatgaattactTCTAGCCCCTTTCGAAGATCTTTTACCACCGACGAGAAAGGAGTTGATCATGGTAGTGGAGAAGTCTCTTTTCTTAGCTCCACTTCCAGCACTTCAATCGAATTCCGGAGAGGACTATCTCTGTGAGAGGTTCTCACTATTGGTCGTACCTTCTCTCGCCGCTCTCAGACGACGGTCAAGAACTCCAATGCCAGAAGGAGGTGCCACGGTCGCTGCCTTAGTAGCAGGAAATCCATCCCTGCCAGAAAAAGTCAGAGAGGAGTTTGGATGGCCTGAGAGTGTTTCCTCAGCAGAAACAGAAACTGGAATTGTAGCTGAGCTTTTGGAGACGAGACCTTTGATTGGTGCTGAAGCCACGCGATCTGCAGTGTTAAGATCACTACCTGATGCAGAATGCGTTCATTTAACGACTCCCATCCTTTGGAACACTCCGACACTAGCTTTATGTGCTGATCAGAGTGAGGAGCCACCAGAGAGGCCAGAGTATCTTTTAAGCTGTTCTGACATCTCGAGAGTAAGGCTAAGTGCTCGTTTGGTAGTTCTTTCCAGTGGGCATTGTTGGAGTGGTGGTGAAAATACTACAGTCACTCCTGAAGGAGTGCAGAGGTTAACCAAAACCTTACTAAACTCTGGAGCTCAATGCGTCTTGATAGGAATGTGGCCCGTTCCCCCAACCGCCGGCAGTATTTTGTTAAGAGCTTTTTATAGTGCCATGCTTCAAGGTGCAAGAGCCTCGAGAGCTTTGGCTGAAGCCATGCAGACTGTTCAACACACTAGGCATTTTGCTCATCCTATTAATTGGGCTGGATGGCTTCTTCTTGGTGGTGATGCGAGACTTTCAAACAAA GTTGCTTTAATGGGTCAAGCATTAGCAGAGTTGCTGCGAGGAGGTCCAGAGCAAAGTCGAGACGCTTTGCGCGTGACTCTTCATCTCGTGGAAAAGTCTCTTCAAAGAATACACTGTGGTCAGAAGAACGCGATGTACACGACTCAGCGAAGTATAGAAAACAAAGTCGGTTCAGCGACAGGCTGGAGAGAATTGTTGATGTCTGTGGGATTCAGATTTGAACCGGCTGGAAATGGAATTCGTCCTTCGGTCTTTTTTCCTCAAAGCGATCCGGAGGAGAGGCTAACAAGGTGCAGCGCCAGTTTGCAAGCTCTTCTCGGATTAGGTCCTGCATCTTTGCACGCCCTTGTCCGACTTTTGcag GCACCAGAAGTCGCAGAAGACGTGATCTCGGCAATGAGACGAGCAAGCAGCGCAACCGAGGGTCAGGAAATTTCGTTACCAGTTCGTGTTTGGAGAGCTTCTGGCTCACACGAATTATTTGCCAGCTTGGGATTCGATCTGATGGAAGTCGGACAGTCTGAAGTAATTCTAAGAACTGGAAAGCAGGCTTCTCGTAGAGCAGTTCAATTTGCTCTGCAAGCACTTCTAGCTCTGTTCG ATACTCAAGAAGCACCAAAGAGTCTTAGTCTGGATTCCGGCAGTTCTATGGAAAGTTTGGTTTCTGTCGCTCCAACGGACAAAAGTCTATCAGACCGACCTAGATTGGGTGGAGCCTTTGCTAGTTACGTCAGACATCGAGGAGAACCAGATGGAAAGACGACGGAGCCTTCCAACATCTCCGTATCCAGACAACCAATTCAAAACGGCGGAG gagaGTCAGATGTAGCCTTCACTCCAAGTCCTCCGATGGCAATGAATCTGAATCATCAGAATCGGATTCGAAACTTATATCCTGAACAAAACGCAAGACCTGGTTCAAGTTCGAGTAGTTCGGTCACAGATTGGGAAAATGGTCACGCGACAATTCTCAGGAGACAACCTCTGCCTCCTCTTCCTGTTACAGTCTTGGAAAGGCTGAGCGTGCGAACCGAGATTGGAAACGGGCCAGCGAGAAAAGTCCGACATCCCTCTAACGAGGATTTAAATCCCCAAGCAGAAGCTACCCAAACCAATGAGACGATTCCTCACAATATGAGAAATGTAGCAACGTCCTTGACGAGTTTGACTCGCGAACTGACCCCGACAATTTCTGAAGTTTACCACGAAAGAAATCTAGGATTGGGTCTAGCTCCGTCTCTTTCGAAGCTACTCGAAGAAGTCAATTCTGTTCCAGAGAACGAGCAGAATCAAATGAACAGATCGGTTCAACCTCAGAATTGGTTGCATAGCGAGACTGAATTGTGTCGAAGAGACGAGGCTGATGGGAGATCAATTGCTGAATCGCAGTGTAGTGCGACCAgttctaataaaatacataggAAAGCTCCTCCACCTCcggtataa